The DNA sequence ATGGTaagtccctcctcccccaccgccAGCCCTGGTCAccactgttctgttttctgtctgtgaATTTCGCTGcatctcatgtaagtggaatcatacagtattggtCTGTTTGCGTCTGgctttttttacttagcataacgtcttcaaggttcatcgACACTGTAGCAGGTGTCacaatttccttctctttatggctgaataatattccgctGTGTGTGTAGACCACACTTTTTTTGTTCCTTCATCCACTGGTGGACacatgggttgtttccacctttttgcTCTTGTGAATAAGGCTGCTGGGAACAGTGGTATACAAATATCGCTTCAGgttcctgcttttaattcttttgtctgtatacccagaagtggaatttctggatcaagtggtaattctatatttaagcTCTGTACTATTCTTCATAAAATGattgcaccatttcacattcccacccgCAGTGTATAAGGTTTTGGATTGCTAACacttgttttctgtgtgtctgtgtgtgtgtgtgtgtgtgtgtgtgtgtgtgtgtgtgttttaaacaatAGCTATcataatgggtgtgaggtggtaagaTTAACTGAACTACCTCTGGAATGTTATTATCTGGCCTTGAATCAATCTTTCACGCAAGGTGTGATCAGAACACCCAAAAGGTCCATAAGCTGGGACCACACAGAGTTCGTGAAGAGGTGGCAGGACTGATTCTATGCCTGTCTGTTCATTTGTGGTGTGGCAGAATTGGGCCTGGAACTTGCTTTCATTATAACCCGGTAGCCAGGCTGTGGGGGTAACTTAACCACCCCCTGCCTCTAAGGACAGCTCCCATGATACAACAAAAGAACCTAAGAGTCGGGCCTCTTAAGTTGGCTGACGTAGCTCTTCAATGGGGGAGAGGTGGTTTCTCTGATATAAGTTCCCTCTGCTTGACGGATTTCCCCAGAAGCAGCCCCATGCTTCCTAAGGATTAACCCCAAGGAATTTCCCAACAAGAAAGCTCCATTTCTAGACACACAGCCTGGCAGGACGTGGATATTATTCCACTGTGGGATTAGGGTCATTCCACTTTTCCAGAACTCAGCCCCATTGCAGCTCCCCTCTGTCCCCTGGCTTTTCAGCACGTACCTGTCGACTGTGGCCAGGGGCAGTGCCCCGTGAGCAAGGTGTCGTCTGAGCACGTGCGTGAACACCCCTTTGCTTTCCCTGGCCTGGCGGTAGGTACTCCAGAAAATTCCACTCAGAAGGATCACAAACCCCAGGGGCAGAAGCATATAGGCCAGGATCAGGTTCCCTCGACAGTTGAACATCGATCCTGAGGAAATGAGGAAGGCTCCCAGGCAGATCATCAGGAAGCCCGTCAGGAGGACAAGGGCACAGAGCACTAGACCGGTTCTGTTCCGCATCCCTGCCCCTCCGTagcccttcctctcccctgcttcccttGCTCCTCGAGAATGCTTTCATTAGCCAGCTCGAAGCTTTATATGCTCTGGGACCAAGTGGCCTTTGGACAATTAAGTGAAGTAGGCACTTAGAAGCTATTCATTAACCATTGAAAGTAACCGTAATATCCTTGGAGGATTAACCTAAAAACACAGCATTGTGTAATGCAGGAAGGCGTGGCTTCTCACTGCTGTGTTGCTCTTCCGAGCTGGATCCTCGGCCAACCCCAGTTGTTTGAGGGAAGGTCTCCTTTGATTAAAAGGGCATGGATCTCTTAATCCCCCTGGTGGGTAATTCTCCACTAATGCTCGAGAAATTAGCATTCCTTGATGAACTATCTTCTTTGTGGTTTGGCAGGGGATCCTTCcctgatttcttctttctctctctgtactaaaaagacatttttaaagcacttaacaAGTATGTCGTGCCTCTCTCAACGGAGCTCCCTTTACTGCCTTCGCCCTATGTTACTGGGAAAAATTCCAGGAGAAAATCCCGTGGGGATGAACTCTCTGATTCCTTCTCTGTGGATAAGAAAATGAGCATCCACagggggaggaaagggaattCTGGAGAGAAGGATTGTAATTGGCGGAGCTTTAGGAGTTTGGGGGGGAATTTCCGGGGATGGTTGGAAAAGGTGATGATCTGGTGACTTCTCTGATTCTGGTTTTGTATCTTTCCCACCGTTGGACCCAAACGTTGAGATCGTGGGGTCACTGCTGGTTAACACGCAGgtgtttgagaaaaaaatgtttgcttattgcTCAACTGCTGGCAACCATGCTTGGCTTAACTTTCCTGCTCTTGCAAGAGGCCACAGGTATTTAATAAAAGAGTATGCCCTAAAATGTGCAGCATGTCTCCGCCACGGCACCAAACAGACAGACGCATGTGAGAAGCGGTGTCTGTTCAATCCACACCCTCCCTTACGTGCACCTTAGGGTGTCACAAAGCATAGTAAAGCCTCTGAAAAGTCCTGCAGTCTTTCTTCCCCTCCGAAGATACATatgaaatgaaatttgttttGGTAGCTGCCGTGCAAAAAATGttccctgtcctctcccctctACCTTGCTCTAGGTAGCTTCGCCTCAAAAAAGGTTTACGGAACCAgccttctgttttctgtctggGGCTCGCTTCTTCCGTCTTGACCGTCTTTGGTCACAGACACCCTGTTCTAGATCTGGCGCGTGCTCCGATTCCTTCCAATTTTATTTGATGGTTTCGCATGTCCCTGCCGAGAGTCTCCTGCCCACCGGGACTCTGGGTCACATTTGTGCAGAGAGATTGTCTTCAGTCCCTCCCCGCGGCTCCTCTACCCTGCTCCTCCGTTAcgattattttccatttactttccCAATGGGAAAAGGAATTCTTTGTGCTGTGCCCTGTAGTTCCATGCACATCCTTTAGCCGTATAGCCATCATCTCATGTTATGGgctaaaagagagaaagacacggGATCAAAAATGATATAAGACGCTTCCCTATTCCGCCTCCTAACCTCTACCCTTATTAGCTTTAATATTTGCCCCATCTACTTTCTTCTTCTAGTGTTGCTATTATCCTTACAGTCTGAAAACAACCCTTttgttctcccttcttccccaatTGGTCTTGAGGTTTTCAGATTTCCAAGATGGCCCCTGCTGATCCCCGCCTTCTGTTATCTGtgtccccttgagtgtgggctggacatACTGAGGGTAGGCTGGACACAGT is a window from the Felis catus isolate Fca126 chromosome D4, F.catus_Fca126_mat1.0, whole genome shotgun sequence genome containing:
- the TMEM252 gene encoding transmembrane protein 252, with the protein product MRNRTGLVLCALVLLTGFLMICLGAFLISSGSMFNCRGNLILAYMLLPLGFVILLSGIFWSTYRQARESKGVFTHVLRRHLAHGALPLATVDRPDFYPPAYEESPDAEKQPCPAEGEASDVPPPVYTEMGLGFEDAPDARPEAPPSYEESVAGGVATATPFAGRSGC